ATATAGCTGTTTCAAATTATATTGATGTAGGTAAAGTTTTGTGGTATAGCCACCTTTACACTACGTAATAATATTAACATAGTGATATTATTAATAAAATCTTATACTATGGAGGATGCCTATGGAATATGTAGTAGAGATGCTGAATATAAGAAAAGAATTCCCAGGTATAGTTGCCAATGACAACGTAACGTTACAACTTGGTAAAGGCGAAATTCATGCTCTATTAGGTGAAAATGGTGCAGGGAAATCAACTTTAATGTCTGTTCTTTTCGGCTTATATCAGCCAGAAGCAGGGAAGATTAAAGTAAGAGGTAAAGAAGTAAAAATTACAAATCCTAATATAGCAAACGATTTAGGAATTGGTATGGTGCATCAACATTTTAAACTTGTGCATAATTTTACTGTTACAGAAAATATTATCTTAGGTATTGAGAAAACTAAGGGCGGTAAAATTGACATAGAGACTGCAGCTAATAGGATTCAAAAATTATCCGATGAATATGGTTTAAGCGTAGATCCTTATGCTACAATAGAAGACATCACTGTAGGAATGCAACAAAGAGTAGAAATCTTAAAGATGCTTTATCGTGATGCTAATATCTTAATCTTTGATGAACCTACAGCTGTATTAACACCACAGGAAATAGAAGAATTAATGAACATAATGAGACGATTAACTGCAGAAGGTAAATCTATTATCGTCATCACGCATAAATTAAAAGAAATCAAAGCAGTAGCAGCTCGTTGTACTATTTTACGTAAAGGTAAAGGTATCGGTACTGTTGATGTAGCTACTACGTCTGAAGAAAAAATGGCTGAGTTAATGGTAGGCCGTCAAGTAACATTTAAAGTACCTAAAGACCCAGCTAATCCAGCAGAAGTCGTTTTAGATGTTCAAAACCTTAATGTACTCAATCAAAGAGGTTTAAAAGGTGTTGATAACTTAAGTATCCAAGCCAAAGCTGGAGAGATTTTAGGTATTGCAGGTATTGAAGGAAATGGACAATCTGAACTAATACAAGCGATTACTGGACTTACAAAAATTCAGTCTGGTTCGATTAAATTAAACGGGAAAGAATTAACAGAAATTCCTATACGTGAAAGAACTGAGAGTGGTA
This is a stretch of genomic DNA from Vallitalea okinawensis. It encodes these proteins:
- a CDS encoding ABC transporter ATP-binding protein, translating into MEYVVEMLNIRKEFPGIVANDNVTLQLGKGEIHALLGENGAGKSTLMSVLFGLYQPEAGKIKVRGKEVKITNPNIANDLGIGMVHQHFKLVHNFTVTENIILGIEKTKGGKIDIETAANRIQKLSDEYGLSVDPYATIEDITVGMQQRVEILKMLYRDANILIFDEPTAVLTPQEIEELMNIMRRLTAEGKSIIVITHKLKEIKAVAARCTILRKGKGIGTVDVATTSEEKMAELMVGRQVTFKVPKDPANPAEVVLDVQNLNVLNQRGLKGVDNLSIQAKAGEILGIAGIEGNGQSELIQAITGLTKIQSGSIKLNGKELTEIPIRERTESGIGHIPEDRHKHGLVLDYSLEENMILQTYYQEPFSKNGILNGDVIRTHSDKLIEEFDVRCGQGGKTPARGMSGGNQQKAIIAREVDRSPSLLIAAQPTRGLDVGAIEYIHTRLIEERDKGKAVLLVSLELDEILNVSDRIAVMYEGEIVGIVDAEETNENELGLMMAGSKGGQS